Genomic DNA from Daphnia magna isolate NIES unplaced genomic scaffold, ASM2063170v1.1 Dm_contigs236, whole genome shotgun sequence:
GCAAGCTGATACTTGTCTGACTCTTGTCAGaaagtgggttcaccatgaaacgtcGCATCTTCGCATGTGGCGTGATGTTCGTGACGCGTAGGTGCGTCACACGCGTGAGTCAGAACCCGGAAGTTTTATCTAGGTCAACATGGTTGCACATGAAGCAACTAACAAATACGTTTATAATAgtgaataagaatataatATGGATATAAAATAAGCATAAGCAAATAGATCATATTGTGGGTATCTTgcaaaggtatatatatttagatgGCTTCGTTACATCACTCCCGGTTGCGtgagattacgtcccgtaatctcTCATTGAATTCGAAAGATTCGGAAGTTGCGGTGGTCGAAGTTCTCCATTTGGGACAGCATAGACTCCGAATCATTTCGAAAAATCCCAAGCAATAGCAGATACGCATGAGGACCACACCGGAGACACAGAGTAAACCGATGTAAAAATAATCCTTCAGTTTTCCCCACCAGCTGGTGTAGGTCCCGACATTGGATGCTGTTATCAAAACATTGGAGGTACTCAATGCTTCGCGTACCGAAGATATATCTTGTGAGTGTTCGTTCATAGCTGCCGCAATATCGGCCATGATATTCATGTGGTTAAGCATGGTATCACTGTATGCTGGGTTGCTGCGATGTTCGTAATCAGAAAATTTGACATCTTCGTAACGAAAGGAGTGGGCGAGTGACTGCTCAGGTAAAATAATATTTGCCTCGATTGGGTCCCAGGTGTTATTACGGAATGCGTACGGCTTGCCATTAAAGTTGACAAATCCATTGGTCCAATAACAGGGTGAAAATTTTACAAGTTCCCATCCATCAAGGTTTATTGTAAAGTTTTGGAATTTTGGTTGTGGACCGCAAGAGGTCACTACGGTGTCAAATGTGACATTTAGTTCTTTGCATTGAATGACGACTGCCGTTCTACCCAAAGCTTGGAGTTTCGTGCACTGGGGTAAATTTAATTGGGAAGCCGCTAACCATCCATTATATTGAGCGGCTGCGATAGCTCGTTCGTGTTTCGCCTTTCGGGAATCACATTGTAATATTTGAATTAGTCTCGCTAATTCATTTTCGTGATCGGTGAGTTGGTCGCGAATATATTGTATATTAGCTGGTATACTGAAAATTTCAGCGTTAGGTGGCGGTGGTGTCGTTGTTGAtgctgaagaagaattttccttTATCTCTCCTGTCAAAAGGTATAATTTTGGTTGACCAACGACATCGTAAGCTGATGTACGGTTCGTACAATTGGGTTGAAGTGGAAGACAAGGAGGTCGAAGAGTTAAGTGAAAATCTAGTTGATTTTCGTCATCCTGTAGACGGAATGACTTTTCGCCTTCCAACTGTCTTGTTAGTGTACCGACACCAGATTCAACAAGTCGATTGATTGGTGCGGTGTGATGCGTGTAGGTAGTGTCCCATACCAATGTTAAATGATTATGTGACAAGTTACCTGCCGTCGCGGATGCTGTGCCAATAGGTGTCTGGAAGTTAGTGTCTTCACTTTGTTGATAAAGTTGCACTTTTTCAAGGACGCAGTTAGTAATTTGTGCTGTTACTGTACtcatccaatatttcaaaggtgttggatCGTGATCGAATACATATTTATTATCCGAAGCTTTCATCTCATTTCCGTTGCACTTTTTATGGTTAATCATGTCGTTGCACTCTGAAGGTGTCGTATCGATGGAAATTTTGTCCGGCACAATCACTACCTGGCCGAAAAAACTCACAGTAGTGTGTTTAatgtttttccattttgcgCAAATATATCCCGGAAAATGAGCTGCTGCCCGTTCTTCACTGTAAACACCGTATTTCACTTGAACACTATTTTTGTCAATTTCTTTTGGCCGGCAATTTGCGTCAGAAAATTGAAGAATTCCCATTCTTAATGGCTCTGAGCAATCGCAAACGGTTGTTTCAAAGGCTTGCGGACGAATCCAGCAAAGGCTTAGCAGTAGGAGAAATGGCAATGGCGACATTTCTATAGGCataagcaaaacaaaacaaaacaaaattttgggaaaaatAGTACGTACAATaatggaataaaacaaaatagacgAAACTTTTATGGTTttcatacaaaacaaaaataaaatcaaagaatgaaaagggtagcaaaagataaaaatgggAGTAACGTATTCTAGGCTTAAAAATGTCAAAGATTTTCCGTCGGCTTTTGCTAGACACGCTACGGCAAAAGGATACGTAAATGAAATGTCTCATATTATAATTTGTTTAAGCATAAAGAGAAACAATATTGCAACAATTAATTAGTATTATTGGAAAGAGGGGAAGCTAAACATTattattgaaaagaaagaatttaaaaaataaacattcatTTGGCAAGGGgaatagaaaagaaacgttaaaaaaatgtacggcgagaaaaaaaaaatttaaggaTCCTATGCGAAGTTGAGAATTTTCTAAGTCCAACACATGGGAAAGGGGTATGCACGGAAACAGAGGAGGGGAGGGTTGTGTAAAATACTAGCAAGTGTGTAGGTCGCCTTGAAACATTCCATAGTCCAAGTTCCACATTTTAGCGGGTAACGTAAGAAAAGGGGAGCAAAAGAAACGGTAAAATTAAGTGCGTGGGTGTGTGGGGAATGCTATAGCGTTGGTGCTGACGTTCTGGCGTGGCACATTGAAGTGGCATTATCGTAATACCGAAGGTATGGAAAGGTTTTCTATAACTTAACTATATGAAATATGGAATTATCGATATCATTTCTGATATCGTATTTATCGCTTATGTTTACTGATAACCTGCGTATATGCAGTTTTTGAACTGTCATATGCTGCCTAAAGTTATATGTCCTCAAATACGATAATGTCAATGACTATGGCAAATAACGATGGGTTTATAATtataatattaaatatttgtttgtaaTTATTGTATTGGGAACCGaaataaaaaggtaaaatgaaaGAGATACAAATTGGGGGGGACATGAATATTTTAGTAGGGAGGGGGGTAGCGTTCTTGATTGCAATGTAGACATTTATCTTCATCTGCCCACGTCACTGGTGGCCAGAATAACGGGGGATGACGGTTTGCCGGATCCAAGTCCAGGATTTCCTTCAATTTCTCCGTAGCCTTCCTCCATTTCTTCATTCGGATCAGCGCTACCAGCTGATCAGTGAAGGCGTTCGTTACGTAGTCCAATTCCTCCATCGCCTCACGACGACTTTCTTGGAAGGCGGCGTTGTCGATCCGCGGTCGCTGCGCGGTTCCTCCACTAGTGGTTGGCGGGTTTGGAGCGGGTCCGCAGCTAGTCGGAGCAATACCCGCTGTCGCCTCCTCGGCTTCCTGTCGGGGGCGTTTTTCTTGTGGCGTTCGGTTGTCGGCTGTAGTGGTGCGATTGTccatctttgttttcttcttagctctcttttctttctttagtaGAAAAATTGTCGGAGTCCGGAATGGAAGTGACTTGTGTTTTTCGGACATTTTGGTTTAAATAGTGGAGTCCGTAGCTGGGGTGGAtgtgttttattattttgttggCGTCCGTATTCGTATAAAATTTTATGTCGTTCACTATTTTCGTCACCAATTGGAGTAATGCCGCCGTTTTTTGTTACATTGTTGGCAAGAAATAGTTCAGATTTCAACAATTCGGGCGTGGGAGCGTTGGTTGTAAGAGGCAAGGGTTCAAATATCCATTCCGCCAAAAATGTTTAACTTTAAAGTGAGTTTAATCTAATGATTGTAAGATTGAAAGTTGTAGGAAAAGAAAGTGAGCGTTTTTGAGAAAGTTGTTTTGTCAAAAGATACTATTAACTAAGTAGAAACCGATAATTATTAGGATTGTGGAGCGGTTTGTTCGGATCCGTGAGTGAAATTACTTATTTCACAAATCCGTACAAGTTTTGGAAAAGAATGTGAAGTGTATAAAAATGTAGAGTTAGTCAATGTGATAATTTGTGAATCAATAAACCTGAAGAAAATATGCCCAGCGTGTCATTTcttttataaaattaacgtTTCAGTTCGCGGTTCGGTTCGTGTTGTTGGGTTAATCGGGGTAAGTGTCGGTTATTGGGTCGAACCGGTTCGTTATCGGGTTGGCGGTTCGAACCGAGTTACCCGGGGCACCCCGTCACGCAATGACGGTTTTGGCCCAACAAATCAGTGCTGGACATATCTTAATCAGACCTTGAATCACATTTCATTTTGTCGAAGGAATGTTTGAGTTGTTGGTTCTGTTATTCGGTTTCTATTGTGTTTATTTACTCAAAATATAAACTACTCTTAAATGTAAAGATTGAACGATAAGTAAGATAGGAAAGAGCGAGGGTAAGTGGAATAGAATGTAATTGTAAATAAACACAGACTACGATGGACAGGGGAGAACATGTAAGTAAGAAGAGTGGAGTAATTGTTCTGTTCCCGATCCtttgtttgtattttctttattcCTGGGGGTGTTTGCGTTTTTGACGTTTCGCTCCCGGTCCCCATTGTTGCGGGTGCCAGTTGTAGAGTGGAGGATGACGCCTAGTAGGATCCAAGTCTAGGATCAGTTTAAGAGTGTGGACAGCGCCGCTCCAATCTTCGGTGAAGATCTGCTCGCTTAGTTCCGATGACAGCTgagctgttttttcttccagGTGTCGTTCGTACCGGTTGCGTTCCAACTCCCACGAATTGTCGTCCACGGAGTCCGGTGATTGTGGTGTCTGGCTAACGATGGGGACGTTTCCTTGTTGGGGTGGGTCCCAGCTCGAGTCGTCTAGCTGTGCCATAGGAATTAGATTTTGTAGAGGAGCTCTCACCGCTTGGGGTCGCCGGCAGCTTGTTTGAGGCCCACGCTTCAATTAGTTGGTAGTTAAGTGGTGGGGACTTGGGGTTTTGGTCCATTTTAGAAATTGACAACTTTAGACTGTGCAGAATGGATTTTGAAGGATTGAAGTGTTCGTTGGTTGACAACTGAAAACGGTTTGTTGGTCGACTAGGACTTTGTCGTCCTTTAAATAGTCGGTTGACCGCTATTTGTTATGGAATTGTTTGGCTTGTGTTATTGGATTCCATCCACATAACGACTTGTTTTCTTCGAGTTCTTTGTGGGCGACCGGCAAAATTCGCATGTGCAGTTTCATTCGCCGACACGTTAACATCGGACTCCTTTGTTTTTACAGAGTCGTTGTGATTGTTTGTATAGTGAAAAGTAAGcgaaaaatatgaagaaaggaaaagaagtgaaagaagAGTATAGGAGGCGGAATAGGAGAAGAATTCTGGACTAAAGGATTACTACGGTAATGTTAATATAACTTCCCTATTATTTTATGcgtattaatatttttactcGTGGTTTAGAATTCGACCGCTAGATGATGTTGTTCTAGTTTACATTTTGAGCACTAGATGGCATGAGAATGTCAATTCTTGAAATAAATAGGTCCAACTCAGAAAATAAGACTTATTGATTCAAAATGACAAATAACTTGAACTTAGTTAAGTAAGGTTGTTATTTATCTAACGgggaggttttttttttttattttatgttttaaaaaaattagtttgtCAGAGATGGAATGACTTGCTTGAATATACGCATTGATTGTACCCCACGCAAAGATAGTTGGTTAGCGAGCTTGCTTGCGACGCGTGGGCactcgggttcaaatcccgggggAAGCTTGTAAAAGGGAACAAATGTGCGTCGGCTCCAATGTACGGAAGGTGGGTCACGGTGGTTTACCATCGTGGCCTTTCCACCCCCTTCTTGTACATTTACGCCTCGCGCTCTTCTCAGCTGTCTTTCCGTTGGCCGTGTAACTCTTGTGGGTGGCAAGAGTTGGCTTTCGGAACTGACTACTGACGATGGAGATTTGTTCCTTTCTGGCTAGGGGAGAGTCTGGCGCTGGACTCGAACCTCGTTCGAacggcttttgcatttttttttttttttttttgaaatttttaaagtaatttttcCGCAATGTAATTATATTTAATTTCAATTccaattgaataaaaaaaaaaaatttctttcttttacttaGTCTATTTGGAGACTATTCTGATTGTTACGTCTACCGTTTTTATTTATGGAAAAACACTACTGAGGCTACAACGCTTTGACGAGGGAAGGGAAATACTGAGAGGGGAAATactgagagggaaaagaagacaGGATAGAAAAGTGATAGGCGAATAACAGAATATAGccatatttttcttgttattggaCTCCATCTCGATAACGCAGAGGTTTTTGTCGATTGCGTTGCGGGCGTCTGGTAACATGAAGTTGTTCTAGTTTCTCAGCTGAAAAATCTTCTTTGGGCTCTGATGGACGATCATCTGCCTTAACTTCAGCGCGTGCGGAGTCATCTTTGTTAATTGCGTCTTTCTGAATTGATGTTGTTTCGTCGCCGGACTCGTCTGTGTTAGAAGTATTATTTGCTGATGAAGGTCGATGCACGTTGATGACGTCGTCTTGTTGTTGTGAACCATTTTCATCTGCCAAAAGATCACTTGTTTGTGCGGTGTCGTTTTCGGGGCTGTCACTTGCCATTATTTCTTCGTGATCTTGATTTTCCATGGCAATGTCATGTTCTTGGGTTTGAGTCGCTATTGACTTACGAAATCGGTTTTCAAAATCAGAGGGGTTCTCAATTGGGGAACAAAGTTCTGTTTTCCACAGCATTGTCTCGTACAGtggttttaaacgatttacaTGCGTACGTTGACATTTATAAGAATTATCAGCTATATCAACAGTACtattattataaatttttactaCTCTATA
This window encodes:
- the LOC123467806 gene encoding uncharacterized protein LOC123467806 produces the protein MKTIKVSSILFYSIIVRTIFPKILFCFVLLMPIEMSPLPFLLLLSLCWIRPQAFETTVCDCSEPLRMGILQFSDANCRPKEIDKNSVQVKYGVYSEERAAAHFPGYICAKWKNIKHTTVSFFGQVVIVPDKISIDTTPSECNDMINHKKCNGNEMKASDNKYVFDHDPTPLKYWMSTVTAQITNCVLEKVQLYQQSEDTNFQTPIGTASATAGNLSHNHLTLVWDTTYTHHTAPINRLVESGVGTLTRQLEGEKSFRLQDDENQLDFHLTLRPPCLPLQPNCTNRTSAYDVVGQPKLYLLTGEIKENSSSASTTTPPPPNAEIFSIPANIQYIRDQLTDHENELARLIQILQCDSRKAKHERAIAAAQYNGWLAASQLNLPQCTKLQALGRTAVVIQCKELNVTFDTVVTSCGPQPKFQNFTINLDGWELVKFSPCYWTNGFVNFNGKPYAFRNNTWDPIEANIILPEQSLAHSFRYEDVKFSDYEHRSNPAYSDTMLNHMNIMADIAAAMNEHSQDISSVREALSTSNVLITASNVGTYTSWWGKLKDYFYIGLLCVSGVVLMRICYCLGFFEMIRSLCCPKWRTSTTATSESFEFNERLRDVISRNRE